The genomic stretch ATAGACCTTCACATTAGCTGGGTTTATGTTTAGCCTCTGAACAACTATGTTGAAGAACTCCTCAGGATCGAATATAGGTGTCTCCTCAACAATTATCTCAGAGATCCTCGAGCCATTTATAACCACTCTGAAGAACCTCTTACCCTCTGAATCAGCGTCTCCAAGCACGATATTCATGCTAGGCTGATCGATTCCAAGGAGAATACCTCTATAGACCTTCCCATCAACGAGCCTCACATATACCCTCTTATCAACAAGGCTGCTGACCTCGCTGTGGAACCTCCTCAGGCCTGCTGGCGTGCTCACAGACTCATCACCTCTATAGATTTTTATTAAAAGGATATTATTATAGGAATATGAGATCTATATGGACTATGCTAATGAGTAGATTTTCACCATAAGATCCCAGCGGTAGATGCAGATCTTCTTCGGTGTTGGAAGAGCTCATGAGATATAAGCTCCAGAGCATGGTATAGAAGGAGGCTATGGACTTGGCGCAGCGCCAGAGACGTGGAAGGGCTGGTGGTGAGCTTAGAAGGAGGGTTAAGGTTCTATCGATAGCTGATAGCAGGATACCAAGGGTTAAGATAATCGAGCTGAGCGGGGATGGGCTGAAGATATCTATGGATCTACATTCAGAGCTCATAGTATTCAGCGAGGGTGAGGAGCTTGAAATGGTTATCTCGAAGAATATCCCAGCATATAGAGAGGGTAGGGACTTCTGTGCTAGAGGTGTTGTGGTTAGCCTTAGAGGTGGTGATAAGGTGGAGAGGGTTATCATAAGCCTCTGGGGGTATCTTGTTATATTAAGGCTTGAGGATCCATCCCTTCTTGAAGGCCTAGAGCTACAGCCAACAGATCATATATATTACTGCCTTATAAAGCAGGGCTAGGTCTGTGCCTTAGCCTCTACATATCCTCGATCCCTCTTCCTACTTGCAAGGATCTTCTTAACCTCACCCACAACCCTCCTAACCTCTGCCTCTAGCTCTTCATAATGGTGCTTCTTAAGATGATCCTCTGGGAACATATTTATCAACCTCTTACCACATATAAGGCATTGCTCAGGCCTCTTATCCCTATCAATCCTCGAGGGAACCATCGAGAGTATAATAGGGGTTGCTGTCGCTATTAGAAACTCCGCTAGCTTTCTATCACCAGCCTTCTCATTAATCCTCTGAACAAATCCTCTTAGCTGGTGCTTAGAAATACCATATCTATCGTTTGCAAGTGATGGTGGGAGAGATCCCCCTAGATATTCTAATAAAGCCTCCAACACCTCAGCCCTCCCAGCCATCTTCTTCAGAACGAGATACTCTAGCACCTCTATAGCAGGTGATGTATGGCTCCTATCCATGCCTCTACCTGGTAGAAAAGCTGGTCTATATAAAATGTATATAAGTTTTCCCCTATATAAATATGAGCAAATGTATTACCATTGGCTATCTAGATCTCCCAACATAGATCGAATATATATTTAGACAAAAGCCTATATAGCATGGTAGTAGGAATAGCTGAGGGAACACTTATATATATCCTCGTATAAGATGTCTTCGGAACCCCTGGGCGGAGGTTGATCATTATGACGATAATAATAAAGAAGATCGACTCTGAAAGCTTCGAGCTAGATATAAAGATGCCGAGGGTTGTATCGATAAAGATAGATCAGAAGAAGCTGAAGCAGATAGATGATCTGATGAAGAAGGCTGGGTATAAGAATAGGAGTGAGCTTATAAGAGACGCCATAGATATATATCTAAAGATCTTGGAGCAGGCTATTGGTCAAAGCACCACAGAGAAGGGTCAAGGCTTCGCAGGAGTTGAATCTATAAAGGAGAAGATACTCTCTATGCTAGCAAAGCATTAAGCAATAAAGATCTAAGATCTTTTTAAAGTCATAGCTCCCTATACTTACTCTTCATCCACTAACCAATGATTCAAGCTTCAACAGTTCTCATAAGATCCTCGAATGTCTCTCTCCTCCTAATCAGTCTAGCGCTACACCCATTAACGAGCACCTCAGCCGGTCTCGGCCTCAGATTATAGTTTGAGCTCATGGAATATCCATATGCTCCCACATCAAGTATCGCTAGGATCTCGCCCTCCACGATCCTCGGTAGAGGCCTATCCCTAGCCAGGATATCACCGCTTTCACATATATTACCAACCACATCCGCTATAACCTCTCTAGGCCTATCAACACCCCTGACAGGGATTATCTCGTGGTATGCATCATATAGAGCAGGTCTTATAAGGTGGTTCATACCTGTATCAACGCCTATGAATAGCTTTTTCTCCCCAGCATACTCGATCTCTTTAATATCTACCACCCTTGTTAACAGGATCCCCGCGTTCCCAACAATATATCTCCCAGGTTCTATCCTGAGCTTAACCTCCCAGTATTTTCTCGCAAACTCCTCGAGTAGCTCGGAGACCCTAGATCCCAGCAGATCTATGTCAACCCCTCTATCCCCAGGTCTATATGGTATTCCCAAACCCCCTCCCAGATCTATGAATTCTATATCTCCCAACCTAGTGGCGAGGTTTAGGAGGATCTCTAGCCCTCTTAGGTATGGCTCTACATAGTAGATACCTGATCCTATGTGCATGTGGAGCCCAGCTATCCTTAACCTATATCTCCTAGATATCTCGATCGCCCTCTCGATCTGGGATGGATATATCCCGAACTTGGTGAGCCCACCTGTTATTGTATATCTATGATGGCCTCCTCCAAAGCCAGGGTTGATCCTTATCGATACATCTGTTTCTGGGAAGAGTCTCCCGTATCTCTCGAGCTGTGATAGAGAATCTATATTGATCATAACCCCGAGCTCTCCTCTAACGAGGAGCATCTCCTCATCAGAGACATTAACACCGGTGAACAGGATCTTTTCCTTTGGAAACCCCATTTTAATGCCTAGAAGCACCTCTAAGGGGGATACTGCGTCCAAGCCACTCCCAAGATCCCTGAGGATTGAGAGGATCCATGGGTTGCTATTGGCCTTACAGGAATAGAGGATCTCCAGCCCCTTATATCGAAAGGCCCTTAAAAGCCTTAAATAATTATCCCTGATCAACTCCTCATCATAGACATAGAGGGGGGTTCCAAAACGCTTTGCAAGATCCTCAGCTTCGAAGCATCCAATATATAGAGAGCCTCCCACAAGCCTAATCACAAATATCTCCACGAAGATTTTGTTTCCATGGTGAAAAGGGTTTATCCTATATATGTTTGAGGAATAGCTTAAGGATCTACATAGATATATTGTCTCTACCAGCTGTTTTGCGATTCTTGTTTATAGCGAGAATATCTATGCTGTGAAACACCTATACATATAAATGTGTTAAGTCTATAGCCTACCAAATATATCCATAACTTATAGGAGTGCTCTTATTCATAGTCGTAGGTTATGTAGACCGCGGTAGAGCTCTATGGCTTATATTGTTTGTGGTATTCTAGATGATGGATGTATATGGCTGTTTTTGTTAATGGGGTGTGGCTCGGGATTGGATGATATTATATTCTACCTCACCGGGGTGTCTGTGGGTATCTTGTTTGGTGCCCACGATGTTGTTATAAGGGGGTCTAGATCTAGGCTGGATATCCATGCCATGACAACCCTGTCCCTCGCATCTGGATATCCTTTGGTTCTCTGCCTCTCACTATTTTTCTGGGGTTTTAAGCCTATATCCCTCCAATCGATTCTCCTATATATAGTTGCTGGCTTCATGAATTTCAGTGTTGGTAGATCCTCTCTCTACATGGCTATAAGGAGTGTAGGTGCTAGTGGGGCCAGTATATTGCTTACCCTTAGCATTGTTATAGGGGCTTTCCTAGGGCTTCTAGTGGGTGAGGAGATAACTATCTGGAGGGGCATAGGATCAGCATTGATCTTTGTCTCAGCCCTTGTAATAGCGTGGGGAGGGGAGTTCAGAAGAGATCCCAGGGGGATCTTGGCCGGGCTTATAGCATCTACAGGCCTGGCCCTCGCGATCTTCACTAGTAGGCTTGGAAATATATATGGTGGCGACCCCTTTGCAGGGGTTCTAATAGCATATAGCGTTGGCCTCATAGCTGAAATAGGCTTTTCAAGGGGCTTCAAATTATCTTTAAGCCTTGATAAGGAGATCTTAATGATAGTTCTAGCCGGGATCCTCGCATCCCTAGGCCAAGTTGCTAGATACTACGCCCTAGTTGGTTTGGGGACTAGTGTTATAACGCCTCTCCAGAATATACGTCCTGTAGTAGCAACATCTCTAACCAGGGTATTTTCTAAGAGGACTATGGAGGATCCTGGTGTGAGGGGTTATTTTGCGGCTGCCATAGCATTGGTAGGGGTTATGCTGATGGCTTTATAGATATCCTCAGATCTAGATCAACTTTAGATATTTCCCCTCATACTTAAATATATCTAGGAACCCTAGATGGATGAATGTCCAGTAACAAGGGCATGGAGAATCCTTGGCAGGCCTTGGAGGCTTGTGATAATAGATAGACTGCTATCCAGCCCGAAGACGTTCAACGAGCTATTGGAGAGCATGCCTGGTATTAGCAGTAGAACCCTTTCAAAGGCTCTTAAAGAGCTTAGAAGCGCTGGGCTTGTGGAGAGGGTATGTGATGGTAGGAAACACTATTATGCACTAACAGATGCTGGTAGGGATTTAAAACCCGTTATAAGGGCTGTGAGGGCTTGGAGCGAAAAGTGGATCAAGGGAGATTCTCAGCGTCAAAGGGTTCTCAAGGCCGGGCAGAGAGCCCAGCATCTAGGAGAGGGTGGGGGGTAGAAGCTATATTTTTAGGCTTTTTAGTCCTCTATAGCTGTGAGGACTATGCTAAGGCTAAGAGATCCGGAGTGGCTATCTGAATCCGTGTCATGGGGGCTCGCGATTGCATCTCTAATGGCTGTTTTCAACGGGTTTTCAGATATAGAGAGACTCATACATCTTGGATCGATCCCAAGCTATTTAATAGCAATTGTTATTGGCTTCTCACTCCACGAGCTAGCCCACAGATATATAGCCTCTGCAAGGGGATGTCAGGCGAGATTCACACTATCATCCTTAGGCCTCCTCATAACATCGATCTTTGGCGTATTCTCATCACTCCTATACTTCTTAGGCTCTAGAATGCCCTTCGTAATAGCCGCGCCAGGCTATGTTGGTATCAGATGCAGCTACTGGGGAGTAAGATCGATCTTTGGTGGGACAACAAGCGAGGGGCTCATAGCAATAGCAGGCCCAGCAACAAATATAGTTATCTCCATAGCAGGTCTAGTAGGGGCAAAGGCTTTCCAAGCACTCTCAATGCCGATCCTTTACCAAGTGTTTTTTGCGATTAAATATGTGAATAGCGTTCTAGCAGTCTTTAACTTAATCCCAATACCGCCTCTAGATGGATTCAAAATAGCTAGATGGAACCCACTTATATATCTCACCATGCTAATAATAGCACTAATAATCGTGTACCTCTAACCGTTTCTCCCTACCGATTTGCTCTGTTTAGTGGTGGGGGTTCTACCATGGGTGGCTTTTGAGTCCAGCGGCATGGGGTTCTCATCGCCTAGGCAGGTTCTAAAAAATATTAAGATTTTCTGTCCCTGCTTCGAAGAAATGGTTTTAGCTGCGGCTCTCGCATTATAGTTAAAAAGACTATCACCTTAGCTGAAAATATATATGATATTTTTATCTAGGAATCGCTAGAAGCTCTTAAAAACTCGATCGAAGAGTCTTGGAACTCAGGAGCAGGATATTAAAATATTATTGTGGATTAAATATAGTATGGTGTGATGAGAAGCACACTCTGATCTGTGATGTATGGAGACGGCTCTGAGCATAGGGGCAGAAACTATGGTTAAGGTCATTTAGGGTTGTTCTAATCCTTTTAGGGCTATTAGATATGCTATATGTTTTTATAAACCTCGGAGTTTAGGAAGAATAGCGGTGACCCTCGGGTGCGCGAGGGTGGCTGAACCGTCGTAGCCCGCCTGAGGGAGCCCATGGGAAGCTCAAGAGTGAAAACAACTGTTCTTGAGTGAATGGCTTGGTTTAACCTCTCCTTAGAAGGTTTCTCATCGCTATAAGACCCTCAGCTATGAATATTGATGATGCGCATACCGATGTGATCATTGCTAGTATTAGCTCTGGTGTAGCCTCTAAAATACCTAGTATAATGGATGCCGCTTCAGGGACTAATAGTCCTGCGAAGAAGGCTCCATATATAAGTAGTCTTGGAACCAGCTTATTCCCTATATATAGGTAGCCTCTGATCCTTATCCTCCTCCTAATCCTATATAGCCCCTTAGAGGGGTCTCTCTCAACGATACCGAACTCCTCGAATCTTTTTAGATGGTAATAAGCTAGGCTAGGCGCTATCCCGAGTTCTCTGGCAATCTCTCTAGGCCCTGCCTCTTGGTTCTCGAGGAGGTATATGTAGATTTTAAGCGCTAGACCAGATAGATCTTCCTCGTCGCCTTTAGATCTCATAATAATGTTTCCTCTATCCCTCTATCTACACATAGAGATCTTATTAAGGATCTCTGTTGGTGGTGGTTCTACAGGCTCTACATAGCCTCCTAAGTAGATCTTTCTGGTTATATCTATATATGTGTTCCCCTGTCTCATTAGCATAGATAAGGTGTATGGCCCATATATAGCTCCTCTTTCTCTGCCAATACTTATCTCTAGATCTATGATCAATATTCTATTATCTATATATGAGATGTTATATTTATACGAGGTAATTCTAATAGGTATAGGGATCCTAGCTAGGCATCTAGCCTCATCATCACCATAGACCCATGAAGAGCCATTCCACCCAATTGGGAATGGGGCTGGTGTCAGCGATATCCTTGAGATCGATATGTTATGCGTCAAATTAGAGGCACCACCCATTATCAGCCTTAGGGTAAGATATATCTTCCCATTAGATATAGATATATTCGTGATCTCAGCCCCCTGATAGAGAGAGCCCCTGAGATCTCTAGGTGTGGCTAGAGGGGCAACGCCTTGCGATAGCTGCTGAACCTCTGTGGCATTTCTTGGAGCAACTGTTAAAGCGGTTGGTGGAGATATGATCTCAGGCACTATAGTCATGGTCTGAGCCGAAGCTATTGGGTATTGCTGGCCCTCCGAAGCCCTATATCCCCTTTGATATGGATATATATATAGAATAGAATATGCAATAATAGCTCCAAGTGCTAGAGAAAGCATTATCAGCACCAATAGCAATGCTTTTTTCAAGTTGATCCCCTGCTTATCATAAATTCTCTAGATTAGAGAATAATATAAATATAATGGTTATACTGATTTGTTAAAACAGTTGAACATGGAGAGAAACAATAGATCTTCAGGATCTATTGTTTATGGTGTTTTACGGTTGTTTTAGCCCCCCTAAGTAGTAAGGGTGGCTGGACCGCTGTAGCTTGCCTAAGGGAGGCTGTGACGAGCCTAAGGATGGCTTTAACAACTGCTCTCAGGCTAGCGGTTAGTCTCTAGATGCTACGGAACTATTTCCTTATAATCTTTCTGAGAGAGCTATTTAGCGGGTATGAGGCTGCACCCTATATGAGGCGTGCCTGGGTCCCAGCTGGATCTGCATATACAGTAGAATCTAGACCAATCGCTACAATAGCGATTATAATCATTAATGTAGCAGCTTATCTCCTGACCAGCTATAGGAATTACTTTCTATCTATAGATAATAATGTGTTATGGCAATACGGCTATATCCCTGGATATATGTCTATCTCTATCTCAGAGGCTATCACTAGGATGATCGCTTCGATGTTTCTCCACGCAGACCCTCTTCACATATTCTTTAACATGTACTTCCTCTACTTCTTCGGAAGAGCTGTTGAGGGAGTTCTAGGCCCTGGTAGATATCTTGCTCTATATATCGCATCAGGCTTCTGGGCTGTTTTCTTACACACAGCATCTATAGGGTTTCAAGGGGCATCCTCTATATCGATCCCAGCTGTTGGGGCTTCGGGGGCTATAAGCGGTGTTCTTGGATCATATCTAATGCTATACCCAGCAACGCCTCTATCTATGTGCTTCTTCTACATAGTATTCCCCGTATGTGGGACCTTTAGAGCCTCAACTTTTCTCCTCTTCTGGTTCGCCATCCAGGTTATCTATGGCTATCTAAGGCTAGGAGGGGTAGCTTTTTTCGCCCATGCAGGTGGCTTCATAGCTGGTATAGCTTTCACATGGATTCTTGGTAGCGATATAGTTAGAAGGCTTAAGACGACTGCAACATGGTTTGGGATAGGCTCTTGGGGCTTCTCGATGAGGGGTGAGGGTTTAGGCGGGGTTCAGAAGCTCGCTTTAACAGTGCTCCTAATATCTATTCTGGCGATGGCTGGCTACTCATACCTTCAAGGTGCTATCATAGATAGATCCCAGCTGACATATTTGGTAGATGTAAAGATAAGGGATACCCCGGAGGGCCAGATCTATAGCACCTCACAAGCCACACTTATGGTATCTAAAGATATATCTGACTTCTCAATGAGCCCCATAGGCGATGATCTCTCGAGAATATTGATCAATAGATTCGTAGCCTCAAAAATACTGATCAATCCTGAAATGGCTGGGAAGACAGGGTATATAAGCACGGTCTATAGCGTTGTAGTGCAGGGTGTCAGAGTTCCTTTTGCCATATCAGCTAGGATAAGCTATGATAACAACGGTGTTATGGTATTATCTGAAGGATCTTCACGCACATACTCAGTTATATGCGATATAGGGTGTAGAGAGGGTGGGGAGATTATATACCCGTGGTTCACGCTAAGATCCTACGGCCCTATATCCATTACAGAGTTATCCCAGTTACCCCTTCTGCTATCAGCTGTAATGCTCCTTCTAAGCCTCTACGTTGTTCTGGCAAAGGATAGGGATCTCTCTATAGATCTGTGATCCCTAACGTTGTGTGTTATCAAGTAACATATAATTTAAATGTTTCAAGAATGACTTTATATATAGTATATCTTTATCTCCAAAAATATCCAAGAAATATATATCCCCCATATGATATTCCTTCTATGGTGATTATATGTCGCAGGCTATAAGATCCCCATTAACGATAGGTCTAGTAGTTCTTGTAATAATCCTGATAGGGGCTCTGGGATATCTAGCAACATACCCCCCTACAAGGGTTGTAACAACAACAGTAGCCGTTCCAACAGCCCCTGGAGCTCTCGCTACACAGGTATTTACGATAACACAGGTTCAGACGCTCACCCAAGCAGCCCCGGCTCAGGTGATGGAGTGCAGGCTTGGCTTTGCGATGGCGGTGAGCGGGCCATTCGCTGTGGATGGGCCGGTTAGAAGGGATGGAGGGATCCTAGCTATAGAGCATATCAATAAATATCTCTCATCCATAGGGGCTCCCATAAGGTTCACATATGTTCATGATGATACTAAAGGCACTGCCTCAGATGCTCTAAAGGTTGTTCAGTCTATGTATGGAGCAGGGATTAGGGTGATTATAGGTCCCTTCGCTAGTGGAGAGGTGAGGGGTGTGATGGATTTTGCTAACACGAATAAGGTTGTGATTATAAGCCCCTCATCCACAAGCCCCTTGCTAGCTGCCCCCGACTATGTCTTTAGGGTGACACCCCCAGATACTTTCCAGGGGAGGGTTCTAGCACAGCTGATGAATAGCCTTGGGATCAAGAAGGTTGCTGCTATAGTGAGGAACGATGACTATGGAAGGGGTCTTTTCGAGGCCTTCAAGGCGGTGTTCACACAGCAATATGGCGGTGTTGTGAGGGAGATACTATATACCGTTGGCCAGGCGGACTATGCTAGTGAGGTTAGCAGGCTCAGCTCCTATGTGAGGGAGCTCGGTGCCGATAGCTCTACAGCGGTGTTTATAATAGCCTATGAGGATGACGGGCTAAATATCATGGGACATGCAAGGCTAGACCCAATTCTAAGTAGTGTGAGGTGGTTTGGCGCTGAGACCTTGAATAGACCTGCAGCATATCTACCCCCACCAGCTGGGAGGGCTCCTAAGGAGGTT from Sulfolobales archaeon encodes the following:
- a CDS encoding ABC transporter substrate-binding protein, with amino-acid sequence MSQAIRSPLTIGLVVLVIILIGALGYLATYPPTRVVTTTVAVPTAPGALATQVFTITQVQTLTQAAPAQVMECRLGFAMAVSGPFAVDGPVRRDGGILAIEHINKYLSSIGAPIRFTYVHDDTKGTASDALKVVQSMYGAGIRVIIGPFASGEVRGVMDFANTNKVVIISPSSTSPLLAAPDYVFRVTPPDTFQGRVLAQLMNSLGIKKVAAIVRNDDYGRGLFEAFKAVFTQQYGGVVREILYTVGQADYASEVSRLSSYVRELGADSSTAVFIIAYEDDGLNIMGHARLDPILSSVRWFGAETLNRPAAYLPPPAGRAPKEVADFLAKVSLTGVFASPRGSPLADFFEKEYRSRFGRDPSPYAYFTYDAVWLAAMAILFTGGKCYDADAVKNALPIVAEHFIGVTGWKALDENGDARGSDYTIWQYRIVGGNYTYANIGVWRYPAGVIEFFK
- a CDS encoding helix-turn-helix domain-containing protein produces the protein MDECPVTRAWRILGRPWRLVIIDRLLSSPKTFNELLESMPGISSRTLSKALKELRSAGLVERVCDGRKHYYALTDAGRDLKPVIRAVRAWSEKWIKGDSQRQRVLKAGQRAQHLGEGGG
- a CDS encoding winged helix-turn-helix domain-containing protein → MRSKGDEEDLSGLALKIYIYLLENQEAGPREIARELGIAPSLAYYHLKRFEEFGIVERDPSKGLYRIRRRIRIRGYLYIGNKLVPRLLIYGAFFAGLLVPEAASIILGILEATPELILAMITSVCASSIFIAEGLIAMRNLLRRG
- a CDS encoding ribbon-helix-helix domain-containing protein; this encodes MTIIIKKIDSESFELDIKMPRVVSIKIDQKKLKQIDDLMKKAGYKNRSELIRDAIDIYLKILEQAIGQSTTEKGQGFAGVESIKEKILSMLAKH
- a CDS encoding site-2 protease family protein, yielding MLRLRDPEWLSESVSWGLAIASLMAVFNGFSDIERLIHLGSIPSYLIAIVIGFSLHELAHRYIASARGCQARFTLSSLGLLITSIFGVFSSLLYFLGSRMPFVIAAPGYVGIRCSYWGVRSIFGGTTSEGLIAIAGPATNIVISIAGLVGAKAFQALSMPILYQVFFAIKYVNSVLAVFNLIPIPPLDGFKIARWNPLIYLTMLIIALIIVYL
- the lysA gene encoding diaminopimelate decarboxylase, coding for MIRLVGGSLYIGCFEAEDLAKRFGTPLYVYDEELIRDNYLRLLRAFRYKGLEILYSCKANSNPWILSILRDLGSGLDAVSPLEVLLGIKMGFPKEKILFTGVNVSDEEMLLVRGELGVMINIDSLSQLERYGRLFPETDVSIRINPGFGGGHHRYTITGGLTKFGIYPSQIERAIEISRRYRLRIAGLHMHIGSGIYYVEPYLRGLEILLNLATRLGDIEFIDLGGGLGIPYRPGDRGVDIDLLGSRVSELLEEFARKYWEVKLRIEPGRYIVGNAGILLTRVVDIKEIEYAGEKKLFIGVDTGMNHLIRPALYDAYHEIIPVRGVDRPREVIADVVGNICESGDILARDRPLPRIVEGEILAILDVGAYGYSMSSNYNLRPRPAEVLVNGCSARLIRRRETFEDLMRTVEA
- a CDS encoding LSM domain-containing protein, whose amino-acid sequence is MSTPAGLRRFHSEVSSLVDKRVYVRLVDGKVYRGILLGIDQPSMNIVLGDADSEGKRFFRVVINGSRISEIIVEETPIFDPEEFFNIVVQRLNINPANVKVY
- a CDS encoding DMT family transporter yields the protein MGCGSGLDDIIFYLTGVSVGILFGAHDVVIRGSRSRLDIHAMTTLSLASGYPLVLCLSLFFWGFKPISLQSILLYIVAGFMNFSVGRSSLYMAIRSVGASGASILLTLSIVIGAFLGLLVGEEITIWRGIGSALIFVSALVIAWGGEFRRDPRGILAGLIASTGLALAIFTSRLGNIYGGDPFAGVLIAYSVGLIAEIGFSRGFKLSLSLDKEILMIVLAGILASLGQVARYYALVGLGTSVITPLQNIRPVVATSLTRVFSKRTMEDPGVRGYFAAAIALVGVMLMAL
- a CDS encoding DNA-directed RNA polymerase subunit G, whose product is MAQRQRRGRAGGELRRRVKVLSIADSRIPRVKIIELSGDGLKISMDLHSELIVFSEGEELEMVISKNIPAYREGRDFCARGVVVSLRGGDKVERVIISLWGYLVILRLEDPSLLEGLELQPTDHIYYCLIKQG
- a CDS encoding rhomboid family intramembrane serine protease, which codes for MRRAWVPAGSAYTVESRPIATIAIIIINVAAYLLTSYRNYFLSIDNNVLWQYGYIPGYMSISISEAITRMIASMFLHADPLHIFFNMYFLYFFGRAVEGVLGPGRYLALYIASGFWAVFLHTASIGFQGASSISIPAVGASGAISGVLGSYLMLYPATPLSMCFFYIVFPVCGTFRASTFLLFWFAIQVIYGYLRLGGVAFFAHAGGFIAGIAFTWILGSDIVRRLKTTATWFGIGSWGFSMRGEGLGGVQKLALTVLLISILAMAGYSYLQGAIIDRSQLTYLVDVKIRDTPEGQIYSTSQATLMVSKDISDFSMSPIGDDLSRILINRFVASKILINPEMAGKTGYISTVYSVVVQGVRVPFAISARISYDNNGVMVLSEGSSRTYSVICDIGCREGGEIIYPWFTLRSYGPISITELSQLPLLLSAVMLLLSLYVVLAKDRDLSIDL